tgTGTAACTGCAAGTATTCTAAACAACTCCACTGCGATCAGATACGGGTCAGGTAGTGgttggataaaccatggcaatgggctgattgcagggaggactttggtggtacaaaggggatgcagttgTGTGCATATGGCCTATTGCTCCGAATACGTAACTTAACTTAGagttgtgtctgtttgttttgtttgttacgtGTTGTCTTTTTGTGTCTTATAGAGGAGAGGTAAGGAGCCaggggctgcagccacagagccagccTACCCAACTAAGCACAGCACTCAACTCAcaacaccagcactcaccacaacTGTGGGGattcattgttattgttttgttattggcctgcaagccagccgtgtaccccccgataccatcgctggtagaggggcagctcctttctgtttatttaataaaaacacagacatttttggGAGACTAATACTGTCTGAACATTCAATTTATGTACCACACCTCTCGCACTTGTCACAGGTGGGTATTCAATTTAAGAAATAGGAGCATGCTGAAAAAagcatgtgcagcaatgttctgtATTCACAGGGTGCTAAAGGCTGTAACATTAATTTATCAAAAAATATAACACAGTTTCtttattaataaacacacacatgttACAACAAGAGACGCACATCACAGGTGCCAGAATAAATCAACAGTGTATTAAACTTTCCACAAAGCTTAGCTTTTAAGTTATCTGGATGTAAAAAGTATCTGTAATATCGGTATTTCCAAACCTTTTTTGGGTGGGAGAGTTGGCACTGGTAGCTGCAGGAGCTGGTATGGACGTGGAGGTTGTGGTGTGGAACTTGCTGGTGCAGGCCTTGCTGAGGGCAGGAGCCCAAGGTCAGTTGTTTATAATTTTTGGCAGTGGAGATTTTAATTGTCCTGGGCTGATATCTTCAGGGTACAAGTCTGACTGAATCAGAGTGCTGTAGCTGTGTAGACACACTATTTCAGTTCCACCCTCACCACTACTGTCCGACAGACCAGAGTAGTAGCTGTCGCTGCAGCATTCAAcgtcttttttcacattttgttgtttcagtgcctcagagtttcatgcatttaaatgaggattttttttccacttatctacacatcatactccacactgttaagggggaaaaaagtttttattgagacaaaaattatatattaaaaatacaaaactgaaagatcataattggataagtctccaccccccttaatacttggtggaagcacctttggcagcaattacagctgtgagtctgttgggataggtctctaccaactttgcacacctagatttggcaatatttgacaattcttctttacaaaactgttcaagctctgtcaagttccttggggagcgttgatggacagcaatcttcaagtcatgccataaattttcgattggatttaggtcggggctctgactgggcaaggacatttacctttttgttccttaactactccagtgtagctttggctgtgtgctttgggtcgttgtcatgctgaaagataaacttctgtcccagtttcagctttcttgcagagggcagcaggttttcctcaaggacttctctgtactttgctccattcattttcccttctatcctgacaagtaccccagtccctgctgatgagaaacatccccataacatgatgctgccaccaccatgcttcacagtagggatggtgttctttgggtgatgtgctgtgttgggtttgcaccaaacataacgctttgcatttaggccaaaaagttcatcagaccacaaaactttttgccacatagctacagaatctcctgagtgttttttgcataattcaaatgggattcaaggtgggcttttttgagtaatggcttccttcttgccaccctgccATACAGGctagatttgtggagtgcttgggatattgttgtcacatgcacactttgaccagtcttggccataaaagcctgtaactcttacaaagttgccattggcctcttggtagcctctctgatcagtctccttcctgctcggtcatccagtttggagagacggcctgatctaggcagggtcttggtggtgccatacactttccacttcttaataatcatcttgactgtgctccaagggatatccaaggcctttgatattttttatacccatcccctgatctgtgcctttcaacaactttgtcctgaagttcttttgaaagcaccttggtgctcatggttgagtctttgctttgaaatgcacttccCAGCAGGaactacaggaactgctgaatttatcctgaaatcatgtgaatcactacaatttaacactggtggaggccacttaacttggtgtgtgattttgaaggcgattggttacacctgagctaatttaggattgctattacaagcgggggtggacacttatccaaccaagctatttcagttatttttaattaattttctacaaatttttagaaattttttttccacttggaagttgtggggtaggatgtgtagataaatggaaaaaaaaatattttaatgcattttaattctaggctataaggcaacaaaaggtgaaaattttgaaagggggtgtaggcATTCTTTAGGCACTGTATTATCACTGTAAGTGTGATCAACTGTTAATTTTTGAGTCTCTGGTGGTACTAGTAAGGACCATCGGGCTCTAACAATTTGTGCTACACATTTTATAGTGAAAGCTAGCTAGGTGGTAGGGAAATAGGCCTGTTTAGGGTAGTCTCGGCATGCACTGGCCCAGCAACAACATTCATGTTCCAGAGGACCATAAACTGATTTTGGAATAGGTACTGCAGCATTGCCCTCTTCATGGGCCAAGTACCGGGCTGAACTTGAAACCCTGCTGCTGGTATTAGACCAGTTCCTTTTAACAGTTTTCTTATGGGGCTGTGTTGGGTTATCTGCCATAATTATCTTTGTTTAGTAAAGGGAAAGACGAAACTGTGTCTTTATAATGTCTTATCAACTTGGGTATTGTATTCTCTATTATAATTAAAGTTTTCAGCACTGATAGACAACACTCCCAGTTTCAGACTTATTTATTGTAATGCCAAGGGCGGTGGTATGTACATTGTTGACTTTTGATAAGACAACTAAGAGAAGCCTgcaagatttatttattatttatttactagttTTGGAGGGATTTCAGTTGTTCATTGTGATGGGGAGACAGTTATGTGGTAAGTAGTACACACAGTATGTATGTCAATAAGATGaaatcaattaaataaaccaaatctGCAAgactttatatttattattattaatttgcagTTATTTTACTGAAAACTAAGTTTGGTAAAATTGAATATGTTTACCTTTTGGCAGCATACACAActcacaggaaaaaaaacacacagaaaatatcagcaacatataaacaaacctGTCTTTCTAAAGGCTACTGCTTGAAGTAAATTAAAAggtgaattattgtttattttgcatgcatttaACTCCAGAAGTACTACTAGTACAGTACTATTAAATAAGACACCAACAAATGCAACACAAAAAGAGCTTACCAAAATTATACactagttatttttttctttaaaaaattaaaatacaataagttGCATGGTCGAACACACATACAAACGGAAGGACTagccttgaaaaaaaaataagtatatttgaatacattattttcttttagaaaGGTTCTTAGGAATTACCTTTTTCAATGTAAAAGTAACTATATATCTCTGGAAAGATTCTGAACCAAATGTTCTGTTTTTCTGACCTTCTTACTCATGTGACACAGAATGCCACTGACACAGTTCCACACTGTGCCCGAGACTGTCACAGGGGttgtgctttgtttgtacttGTTGTTCGGCGTGACTCTAGTATTTACAGCAAACAAAAGGTGTTAATTAAATTGTGTTAATTAAATTGCAAAATGACTAATATTTACAGCTGTGTAGAGCAATTGAATAGACTTTtctgaagaaaatgaaaaaaacattttatcttTACATAAAATTTGGTTTTAGaaactagattttttttctttaggtcTTAAATGCAAAACTGTTAAGAAAATGTAATAGCATGTTTGTCATAATACTTTTGCTTCGGAATTTTTTAATAAGCAAAATAGCTCCAAACTTTgatgaatttgtttattttaataaactcctaaaataataaaacatatatctGCAGGATATATAAAGAGTAATGGATCACATTGTAATATACCTCTAAATATGTTTGAAAGCTTTTCACCGCTGTACAGTAAGTCATCCACGCTAACATACCTAGGAGAATACATGTCTATTATACTGATGGCATGATAACTGAATAACAAGTGTGACCATATGGCTTTAGGTTTTTCACATCACATTCAGTTGCCTTTTACCTGGTTCTTTTCTTTAAGATGTGCAGGAGTACAAGTACAAAAATGCATTgtgatgtaattttaaaaaaaagaaagccataGTTTTTAGTGGTATCTAACACAGCTTGTTAGTAGCAAAACATGAAACAATGTCTTGCAGTCTACACACTACGTGAAATACTATGTTCATGGGGTCCTGAGACCCACGGGGGTCCACAATGGTTGCTCAGGGGGTCCTCAGGAAATTCTGCAAACTTCTGTTTTGTaaaagaacatatatatatatatatatatatatatatatatatatatatatatatatatatatatatatatatatattaccagaAGAAACACTGAAGAAATtatactattttatttttctattattctTAAGTTGCTTACAATTTTATCTTAAAAAGACAACACAACTTtaagaaaatacagtaaataaataagatCATATATctatcaatttattttttaggGTTTTCAGCAAAAAGTAATCAAACAGGCAAAATCAAACAGCTATAAGAAACAGCTGGAAACAAGCTCACCAATCAACAATAAGACTCACAAATGAAGAATCTTATCTTGTTATATGTTAGGATCACGTATACACAGCCCTCTTTTATATAAGGTAGGTGTAAGGTACACGTCAGTGTTTGCATACATTCTGTGAAAAGAGCAGATTCTCTTGACAGttaataaagcatatttataTCACATATAACACCCTCTACTCCAACctattattacaataaaaaacaacCCCTTTGTCAGAAAGTAGGAGTGTCTTTAGTGAATAGAAGTGTCTATAAATAAACGCATTATTTGCACGACTCATTTTCTAAGGAATGTTGTTGTTAGTGACACTGAATAATTCTAAACAATCCGATTTCTTACTATTTGGGTATAACTGCATCTAGCAATAATATTCAAGTACTTAGTGGAAACTGTTTAAAGGTAATGGAACTTCCTACAGATCACAGACTGGCAAACACAGAACAGTTTTGCTACCCATCAGTTAATGGATCTTGTCCTAAAGATATTTATTCAACGACAACTTGGATTTTGCTCTACATTTTGTTTGTGGCTGGGATGCTGGTTACAATATTTGGCAACATGGTGGTGATGATTTCCATCTCTCACTTCAAGCAGCTGCACACACCGACAAACATGCTTGTGCTGTCACTGGCCCTTGCAGATTTCCTTCTGGGGGTATGTGTGATGCCATTCAGCATGATCAGATCTGTCGAAACCTGTTGGTATTTTGGAGATGTGTTCTGCCTACTGCACTCCAGCTTTGACATGTTTCTAACTTCAGTTTCCATTTTCCATCTGATATCCATTGCTATTGACCGCTATTATGCTGTATGTGATCCACTGCATTATTCTTCCAAAATTACCATACCTATAGCATGGCTGATGGTTGCAATAAGCTGGGTGATTTCAGCTATATACACATACAGCCTGCTTTATTCAAAAGCAAACATACAGGGGCTGGAAGATTACATATCCTCTGTATCTTGCGTAGGAAACTGTGTTCTTTGGTTCAATACATTATGGGGAACATTGGACACATTAATAGCCTTTTTCATGCCTTGTTCTATAATGTTGGGCTTGTATGCCAAAATCTTTGTAGTGGCTAGAAGACATGTAAAGCAAATTGAGTCAATGACTGACCAAATGTATTCTgctgcagagaaaaaaaacaaaatgtctcaAAGATCGGAGAGAAAAGCAGCAAAAACTTTAGCCATTGTAATGGGTGCCTTCATCCTTTGCTGGCTGCCTTTCTTTGTTAACTCTGTTGTTGATCCATATGTTGATTTTTCTACCCCTCCAATTCTTTTTGATGCCTTTGTATGGTTAGGTTACTTTAATTCTACTTGTAATCCAATCATTTATGGTTTCTTTTATCCATGGTTTCAGAAAGCACTGAAATTGATTGTTACCTGTAAAATATTTGGTCCAGATTCTTCAAACATGAACTTATTCCCTGATCATGTTTAAACATGTAATCCAGCACCAATAGGACATGTTGAGgtgattgttttttatttggttttattttttggttttctgtTTATTGTATACTTTGTGTAAAATAACATCACATTTTAAGGTTAAACTAATTCACTGAAATGTTGAAAGGGATAGTGGGATAGGTTCAGTAGATCAAATTTGCAGTTGATGTATATAACAAGTAAATATAAATAGCATGACATTTTTCATAGTGGTATTTTACAGAAAAATGTGAAGAGACTTAAACCAGAATGTTTCTAtgacagaagtttttttttttttttttttttgtttttgttttttttaacctaccAGGGACCCCTATTGTGCTACATATCATATAAGcaaataagaaattaaaaaatgtatgtaattaattaattaattaattaaatgtattattttattatttgttttatcatacagtcatgttttttttttatcttaatacCAATGTGTAtagattatatactgtatatcccaCTTCCTGCGCcttattacataaaaaaaaaatacatattttattttcctaactGGTGTCTGTCTAAACtgccttacattattattattatattacattatgttCTGCAGCTGTGcatttccatttctttttattttggttgGGATATtagtaatgcatttttattaaaaccaGTGTTATCTGAATTTGTGTAATAATACACTTTGTATAATAtacatgttcttatgtttaacaTCCTACCTACTCTATTGTAACACTCACGATTCATCCTGAGTACTACACAGCAATGTTATTTTTTCAAGGTAAACAATATATGTTGTAAAAATAACAAATGACAGCATTGCTGTAAGTCCATCTAGTGCATCTGATGGgctttgtgaaaaaaatatatagcgcTCTCTTAGTCTATACTATTATTCTCCAGTTTTCAGTTAATTATacttttattgctgtttttgcaATAACAATTATTTGATATTATGCTTTCTAATTATTTCAACAAAAatagagatatatttttttaaggctGGGAAGCACATTATCATCCTTGTATTGTGCACAGAAGGTGAAGCCTGTGCAAAACTCACTTCACTTAGCCTTCAGTTCAGCAACCATTTGTGTTGCAAATAATGATTTAAGCACAAACAACAAGGAattaaacacaacacacaaaatacaatactaaaCAGGTAAGGAATTCAATGTTGTGAAAATGTAGGCAAGAATAAGGACATCCCTTTAATATTTGTGAATATGATAATGTTGATGCATGTATAGaaagcatatattattattattattattattattattattattattattatttatttcttagcagacgcccttatccagggcgacttacagtcataaaacaaaaa
This sequence is a window from Acipenser ruthenus chromosome 6, fAciRut3.2 maternal haplotype, whole genome shotgun sequence. Protein-coding genes within it:
- the LOC117411259 gene encoding trace amine-associated receptor 13c-like yields the protein MELPTDHRLANTEQFCYPSVNGSCPKDIYSTTTWILLYILFVAGMLVTIFGNMVVMISISHFKQLHTPTNMLVLSLALADFLLGVCVMPFSMIRSVETCWYFGDVFCLLHSSFDMFLTSVSIFHLISIAIDRYYAVCDPLHYSSKITIPIAWLMVAISWVISAIYTYSLLYSKANIQGLEDYISSVSCVGNCVLWFNTLWGTLDTLIAFFMPCSIMLGLYAKIFVVARRHVKQIESMTDQMYSAAEKKNKMSQRSERKAAKTLAIVMGAFILCWLPFFVNSVVDPYVDFSTPPILFDAFVWLGYFNSTCNPIIYGFFYPWFQKALKLIVTCKIFGPDSSNMNLFPDHV